Below is a window of Populus alba chromosome 2, ASM523922v2, whole genome shotgun sequence DNA.
tttctctttcttttttaagatgGTTTTACTGGTTTAGCCTTGGGACTTCTAGTGTTTATGGGGAGGAATCTCGGAGGGGTGGCATGGAATGGGAGGTTAAAAGAGGAATGCCAGGGGGCAGTGTCGCTGGTGTTTCAGGCTTTTTCAGGTGGTGAAAAATGTGATGGATTCCATTTTGTTCCGAGGAAGATGAGAATTGTTTTGGTTGAAGAAGATCTTTACCAGTGGAACTTCATTGGTATTTTGAGAGTCTGCTTGTTTTGTTGGGGAGTGTgctagtgattattttttaaataaatttttatattaaaatatatattaataatattttttatttttaaaaatttatttttgatattagtacattaaaacaattcaaaaaatataaaccatattaaattttagtcaaaaaaaaaacttttgaattttttaggaaTACGGTTTTAACCGCGTTCCCAAATactatcttatattttaaagtatattttgttagaagtattttaaaataatatttatatttttaaaaaattatttttaatatcaatatattattaatatattaatacaaaaatttttaaatatatatattttcaacaacGTTTTGAAATATGGCTTTAAAACTAGAATAACAtgctaaaaatgtttttatattaaaaaaaattgtacaaatctttttattgtttatgtaCATATTAGGTGATGTTTGGCATTGAATTTAactgtatttttattgttttaacttcaaattattttttattttttgtgtttttatatggtttgttttgatatattaatattaaaaattaaattttaaaaataaaaaaatactttaaaaaacaattccatcATACTTTACACTAAAAACTAAATTACATGTGGTATGATTAGGATGAtgtattattttctataaatttgtTTATGGAACAATGTCGGTTTTAAAGTCTTTGTTGACTACAAGAGCTTGTACATCATGGAAATGGAGAAAGTACGAAGCTTGTAGATTTTCATATTTGACATGGGCAAAACGGCATCGAGTGATTTACTATTTTTGTCGtttgtgttgtgttttttgTACCACCGCGTATTATTAGGTTAGATCTACACGCTCTGTATAATATTCCTCGTTATTGCATCATGTGTTTCACATGAACATGATCCAGCAACTCTCTAATTTCTCCACAAATAATTAAACTAGCACTAAACTAGTTTAATCACCCACGCTTTGTGGTTATTAGAATTCAAAGTTAATTCAATTCGTTTAAGAAAAGAGAGGGAGGgggtataaattaatatttaaatagaaataatgaatgaaaatgtttaaaaaataaaataaaacaaaattacacccatcagattgaaaaaataaacaataaaaaactttaataaaaacttaatattaaaagatataatttaaaaaaaaaaacatgaatattaaACCATACAATAAAGGATAAACAGGCTAGGATCgtgtcttttttaaattttttcatcgAGAGCGGATGAGCTATAATCATTTTTAAGCACTAAATACTAAGTTTCTCAACAAACCATTAGGAATTATCACGGAACTCTTCAACATAATGTGACGCTTCATTAAGCACTAAATGCTAAAACAAGCATTTCAAATCATGTTCAAATATAATGTATTTGTCCAAGTCAACTCACGCAACCCTATAGCTTATCATTAACATCTCAACCATTTGATCTAATAAgatcctaaaattaatataaagtttGTCAAATTCATAAACcacattaaaaccataaacttgttcaaacaaataatatagTCAAACACATAATCCATCAATCAAAGTCTGatgttcaattaaaaatacaaactaaacatgaaaaataaagttaaaaagttATGGTTTGGGATCTTCAAAATCAATCTTCAATGGAGGAGTTGAGGGTCATTAGAGCTACTGAAACCCATGAAAACAGTTACAATACATCAACACACGTAATTTAAAAAAGCCAAAGCTTATGACATGTTTTCCCACACGCTAACAAGACTTGTAGGTGTGTGACCTTCGCATGGTAGACCAACTCTTCCTCTTTTTACTGGTATCGACAATGTAGCTCTCCATCAATGAAGAAAAGAGATCGACTAGCTTGAAGTTTCAACTATTCTTTTCCTTCCTTCCCTCTTCTCTATCCATTGTGAATAGTTGTTGTTGGTGTCGGCCATGAAAGGACTCAGGGGCTATGCATTATAGTTTGGGTGGTGGCTGGTCGAAAGTTGTGTGTTAGGTGAGAGAGTGGCTATGGTTTTTTGGTGTTTATGtgtttgaagatgaagatgatcaatagtgaaagaaagagagaattggttttttttttttgtttttttgtttatttaaataattgtgtgtgttggtgagtgGGAAAGTGTAGGGGTGGTTTTGTTCTTTCTCTtggttttggttatttttaaagaGTGTTTGGTAGAGTTAAACTAATTGTGGGGTTGTTATTTTATGGTTAttaaggttttaaaaaaaaagtattgacgTCGGGTTAATGCTAGatttcatggaaaaaaattcaatcttattacttaaaagagattaaaaataaagagataaaaattgaaacaacGAAAAATAACaacctttttgttttctaaaaaaagtatTGTATCAACTTtgctcctctttctttcttttttttttccctttcagtcatcattttttttatctgattttattttttagtgttgtaTTGATTGAGATTTGtggttaataatttatttcaatctaCTTTTTATGTAGTTACCTcaatcttgaaaaacaaaatcttagcATTAGGTTGATGTTTGgttttatgaaaaagaatttgattttattggttgaaaaatattaaaaatgaggagactaaaatttaaacaatgaaaaaatattagcactttaaaaaaaatggtgttagaacctttttccttcattttgccttagatttttttttccaataaatccTTTTTAGTCTCTTTAGTTTGGAAATTATTTGGTTTagtccaaaactttattttattcttttattcccAAAATGTttgagagagaggagagtagtaaaaaaaacaacaaaagagagaaagatgtTGGTTGGTAAGatttttctggaaaaaaaatgaacaagcTTGAtgtcaaaaacttttttttaatgaaatggaTGTTATtgaggtggtttttttttttttttgcttttattttgcctaaaaatacaaattaggATTTAGAGAGATTTTTTCCTTAACTAATTTAGATTTTACCAAGTTAGAGAATTAGTTTCTTGAGGTCTCAGGAGTATTTTCAGGAGTTTCTAGGTAGGAATGAGTTCAAAATAGGTATTTTAGACAAAAACATGccttatcttgattttttgacTACCTTTGCGATCGCGCTAAGCACCTAGACTTACAcgcttgattttttaaaaaaaaaatttcaaaaaattaaattaaatttcttaaaaatattttttttataagttagatatattgttttattaaattataaaattaattaagaatgtattttggatattattttattaaatatcattcaatattttttaataatattatagaatttgttttatcatattagcaagcatttttttttgtacaacctttcataatcattttttttaattatccagCTGATTTACCAcgagtgtttatttttgttatcatataattttttaaaaaatagttttaaaaaaaacaaacttataaaACTCAGTCAAGTCCATGATATGTTTcgtgggtttgatgggttaatccgggtcaatttaatatgtttttatcctaatataaaaatcaactttaatttttttaagtcaaactatgtttttactgGTTATTCAGGTTATTTTTGGTTTTACCAAGTCAACTAggtcacatcaaaacaattcccACATGGTTTAATTTGAAGCCTAGACCAAGCAAGTAGTCGAACATGGAGATTTCAATGTTAACCTAATAAGCCAggtttaggctccgtttgtttgctggaaagtagttttcttttggaaagtgaattccgggaaagtatttttcgatgtttggtagtgtaatggaaaatgagttggaaaacactttccagtgtttggttatgtcatggaaaatgagttggaaaataacttattaatattttatttttctcaagtttattaaaataatgagaaacaaatcttacaaattaaaaagttaaatgagaatgaaattgaaaaaaaatataatttcataaattatctcaaataaaataaataataatcaaaataatagagaacaaatctaaaaaaaaattttaaaaaatgaaagatgaagaaattaaaataataataatcaacatttcataaattatttcaaataaaataagtaacaatcaaaagaatgaggaccaaatttgatagataaaaaatttcaataaaaatatgataagaaaaaagcaaataacaattataaaaatatggaccaaagttaatataaaaataaaattttaagagatgaaattgaaaaataaatattcaaaacaaaatatatatatagcaatcaaaagtttgaggatcaaatttgatataatcagcaaataatgacatttctaattttttcacaacttccggaaagtgttttccccctaaatttttcaggaaaacactttcctgaaaatcaagccaaattttccttttactggaaagtgttttccattgaccaacttttctactggcaaacaaacaaaagaaagtttgggaagtgatttcccggaaaccactttccggaaaacaaacatagctaaaaggaaaacactttcctgaaaaccaagttaaatttttatttgactgaaattgactggaaagtgtttccGTTAATCGAAAACTGTTtttcgttgactagaaagtgttttccgttgaccaacttttctaatgacaaacaaacacatgaaagtttggaaaatgatttctcggaaactactttccgaaAAACAAGCATGGCCTTAATAATTTTACCAAAGAGTTAATCGCAGCAATACATTATTGTTAtatcatttttatgttttttaatacactcataatataattattaatatgttattttttaaaaaaaattaaactttttttttggaataataaTAACATGTCGTCTGAAAATCcaatattttagtaaaaaaatctaaaatatatatataaaaattaacacgTTAATGACACAGGGATTTTAGCTTATTTTAAATCATCCATATCTCTTTTTagcttcatatattttttaatctcttattAAATGCATGCATGGAATTTTGGGTTACCGAAATTTGCAAAGTAAAGGAATATCAACAAGTTGGAATTGCCGATGAACGCGTGGAGAGTTGAGTGCCCCATAAATGGCTTAAAAGTGCTTGAATTGATTGGTTTTGTTGGATACAAAGTCGACGTGGAAATTTCAGTATGTGCTTAAtggggtgttcacggttcggttcggttcggttcggtttagactcaaaaaaccaaccgaaccgaattacattaattttgtgaaatattaaccgaaccggaccgaaaaccggttcaaaccgaaccagttcggttcggttaaatccggttttttggcaaaaaaccgggaaacctaATCCCTTCATCTAGACTCCCCCAAATCCCCTCCTCCCAGCTCTGAAAACCCGAACATTGACCTGCCAACCCAAAACTCTACCCGGTCCTTTGGCTCTCTCATCCAAACCTTAGCAACCAAATTTGAATCCGTCATCGAAATCTACAAGAAAGACCTGGACAAGCCATCGGTGTTATTGGATCCTCCATGTGGAAAATCATTGTCCCATATGTCTAGAAAACAGAAACTATTTCAATCTTTCAGTGGAATTGATCAAATATGTGCCAAGTTTCCAAATGCTTGAGATAAAGATGACTTTGAGCCTTTAAATGTCCATTGCCAATCTTGCAAATGGCAGATAGTCAAAGCAAAAGGAGATTGATACACAAAAGGCATTTGATCTCTTATATGGTTGTCCCActatttttttgtatgtataCAGTTGCTTATCTATATCAAGAAATGGGGAAAGAAAGATTAAGAATTAATTGAGAGGGGAAGGAGGTGGCTTTTTGTGAGAGGCAGGGAGAGGCAGGTAGCTGATGTTAACTGTTAGGGTTAGCTAACTATTTATACcgaaattttctatttattgttTAGTGGGTCCAATTCGGTTTGAGCCGGTTTCTggttcaaaatcaaaactaaaccgGATctgttaaaatttataattttgaaaatcagtttaattggtttttcatttcggtttggttttttcggtttaatcggttatTTTAAACACCCCTGAGTTAATAGTACTTTAGCACTCCTGGAGATAATTATTGATCCCTCTGCCTGTAATCCAGAGATTCTATCACGAATTTAAAAGCTCAACGTGCGACTCATGTTCATGGAAGCAAGCGTGCCTTTGGGCACAAAATTAGTGGTCCTAGTTTGAAGTTTCATTCCACGAAAGGAATGGAGATTTTTAAagtctattaaaataatttcatgtaattttaattttttaaaacaatcctttaaaatcatttaaaacacttcattaaaatataatttgatgtatttttaaaccgaaaaaattttaaaaacacttttatagataaaaaaaaaaactccacatAAATAATGTCACTGTCAAGAAAgaacaacaaatataaattttttaaaaataaaaaaaatattattttaatacttttcaataaaaaaacactttaacaaACAACCGTAAACACAAGCCCTTAAAACCATTAATTTATCTTTCTCAGCTGTGAGGCTCATCTAATTAGATCATAGTAGCAGGCCATCGCAAACGGTTGCTGAGAAGTCCTGTTGGGCGACTTGATTAGTCCTGAAGTTACCTAATCCTTTTGATGGTTTATAGGCATCATGCAGGTTACAGCACGGGCTTCTTGTGCACATGATGGTGCATTTCAACCACTGTATTCTGGAGGCTCTCTAACAGAAGAAATTCCGACAGAAATCCTATTCAGTTAGGTGGAGTGCGATTTAGTGTTTAAGTCAAGTAATGTGACCTGCCAGTCACGTTACAAATAAAGGTCCAAAGccaagggaggaagaagaagaaacttcaAACATGCGATTCATGCATGGAAGATTAAAATATATGCTCCCTAAGATTTGAGAATTTTGGTGGAATGCTAAAGAATCACAGGAAAGAGTTGGTATGATATGGTTTGCATAGTTTAAtgattaaagaagaaaatgacaTCTCTCTATAGCATGTGTGACCAGGAATATTATACGACCTCGAGATAGGATAATCCTGAGCAAAGTACAATCATCAACTAGATCAAGTATGTACTCtgtattatttattgttgttttagaGCACAACAGCCACAGCCTGTTATGGCAGACAACACTCACTGTCAAATCCCCTCCCCACTAAAATGGTCACAACTCAACCCCGGCTTcgtaaatacaaaagaaaaaacatcaacacAAACTCAACAGAAGAATAAATGAAACAAGtcccagaagaagaaaaatgcacACAGCCTAATATAAGAAATAAGACACAAATTTCTACAAATTCTATAATGTGGAACACTACTATCCCCAACGAGTGCAGGGCACTGATCTGGCCCTTGTTGCAAAAACTGCAAGTGAAAACTAGTCTTCATACAGTAGCCAAAAACACTTGCACATCGGGTTTGTGAGTTTTGCCCATGAAGTAGTGTGGCTCCTTGTTCATTCATttcatgatttgtgtttagtcGAGCTTCCAAGCTGTAGTGTTATGTACATGATTTCAATAGCGAAGTTAAAGAAGTCCCATGTCAAGTCAAACAAGAGAGCCATATAAGGCTCTTCCATGTTTTTGCATTACTACTCATCCTCCTGCTGCACAAGCAATGACTCATTATCATTCCCATCCAGACACAAGGTCGGTCAAGAAATGAATACATGAAAATGTCTTCTAGGAGCTCATGCTGATCTCAGTTTCCTTCGACTCAACTTAAATCGACTGATTTCCACCCCCCAAACTTTTGTTTACATGGATGAATAAATTTTCTTCCATCAGATCTCCAAAAACAATTTCTTCCATCAAATCTTCAAAAATGTCCTCGCCAATTTCAACAAGGATAGTTTCAATATCACATGGAAGGTTCATCCACGTTCCAGTTTTAGCCATATCTTTCTTGACAAGTTGATCCAAAGTATGAGGCATTGGCAATGGGAGGAGATGCCAAGAGACTCCTTCCCAAACCTCACAGATGCCACTTTTCACATCTGGGACAGGCCGGATGTTAGATTGTACAAATGATAACCCAGAGAAGCAACCAAAATACCGCCCATATACCTCCATGAGAACTTCGTTGATAGAATCAAAGAGAAGCTTCTTGTCACAACAAAGCTGGTTGGAAAAGAATTCTACctcaaaaaatattgattggTCAAGAAGCTGCTCTGAAGAATGTGACCTCATATAAAATTCATCCCACTTCATGCCAGAAGCTTGAACCACTGCTTTTACATACTCAAATACCGATTCCTTGTCATCTATAGAAGCTTTAAGAGGGATTCGATCTGCAGCTGAAGATTCATGTTCTTCAAATTGAATTCTCAAGGGTTGCACTGGTAGTTCAACTGATAGATAAGAGATGAACTAAGATTAGCTTGAAAACCACGTGATGAGAAGTCCTAAACAAATGCTGAAAGTTATTGATCTTTTCTTATAAAGACCTACCAGGTTCAAATCTGCTGCTTGCTGGGCTGACATCTTCCTCCGTTGTGAAAAGAGGCTCAAGAACAGATATAGGACTAGGCCGCTCTGGTATCTCAGAAGGACCCTCTAGACAGTCAAGCTTTTTGGTGTTTGAAGAGGTGGATGGAGATGTTAATGGAGAAGTTGGGGTTTGTTCTTCAGAGTCCTGAGAGAGAAAAGTAAAATCATTAGGATAAAATGTTAAGATATGTGATGAAGAACTGGAAATGATAGGCAACCAGTAAAATTACATGTTCCAAGCATTCtgaattttcctttttatcaCAAACTTCAGACATGTCACCATTTTGGCCATCTCCGTCAAGAGGAGATTTACTTGGTTCAAATAGAGTATCTAAGACATCACTCTCTTCATCAATTGCAGTTTCAGTTTCCTTTGCAACCTCTGCCTCACCTGCAGAAACATTAAGGCCAATATTAGGAAAAATTATCAGCACAATGATATATTTATCCATGTCCGGCCATAAAGAAACACTACCTTCAGAAGGCATTTCATCTCCAACAGAGCACAAGGTTTTGTCTTCCTTATCATGAAGTTCATTTGAGGCACTTGCATTTGGGTTTGAAGAAGCTTGTTGTTTACAATCGATGCTGCCAATGGAAACAGATGACTGAGGCTCTGAGTTTAATGCTATTCGACCTAAATGGCTGACATTGGTTTCGTGTTTCTGGAATTTGTCATTGGCAGAAAATCTCATCTGTTCTGTCAGAAAGCCTTGCTCCCAATCCTTTCCGGGACTATCAATAGGCGAAAAACTGTACTCAGGAAGGGAGAGAATCCTGCCGAGGGTTTTTGGAACCTGTTCACCTGAAAAACCCGCATCCGCCTGGCCAGTACTCAGCATCTCAGAAAGATGTTTCTTGGCCTCAATGTAGATGTTAGATTCCCTATGCTTGGGATAAATAGCGGCCTCACATTCCATGcttatttcatattctttcaACTTGCCAGTcttctctctcattttgctaAACATGGGAGGTCTagcaattttttcaataaagaaGTGGTCTTTACTTGGAGAACTCCTTCCAAGGTTCTCCTTGGATCCTTTCTCACTATTTCCCACAGCCTGTTGTTTGGTAGCAAATCTCTTTGAAGTCCCATCAGTAGAGGTATCCTGCCTTTCCTTTCCCATTGCATTTTTcaactttcttttaatttcagtcAGAGAAAAGTTGGAACCAAATCTCTCATTCGGAACCTTATCTCCAATGGTGAATTGAGATTTTGGCAACGAGCCAATGATGCTTTCATTTTTAGGTGGTAGCATGCTTGTCGGGCCAGGCTTTAAAATAACAATTCTATTCGAAGCTTGAGATGCCTTATTTTCCTTTGATGGGTTCTTTTCCAGAGATTTGGTCTTTCTTCTGAAAAATTTGTGCTGTTTACCATGGATAGCCTCATCAGAATGTCTGAAGCCATGAAGCCCCTGTTCCGATGAGTTCGATCCTGGAAGTGACTTggactcttcatctttctctaCCTGAGCATTCCACAAGCTTTGAACATGCTTCACCATTGTGGACTTTGGACCTTGTAAGAGTTTTGGAAACAATTcctcatcggaaattagaatcTGAAGTGCATCCCTCAGTTCTTTGGATGGGTGGAAGTTCTCATCTTCAGCAACGTGTTTCCAGTTAATAAGTTTCTCATTTATGAGTTTTATCGCCTCACTCAATTTCTCTTCAAATTCAGGATTCTTCTGGTTCAGCTGATGGTGAACTTCATCAAGCTG
It encodes the following:
- the LOC118057769 gene encoding uncharacterized protein — its product is MAKKSQRHPVRYEREQSGCMWGLITMFDFRHGRSTQKLISDRRRGTRHAVGTGTPKNKVDNLSENCQGMIDGEESRNVTDDTSKVSVKKLIEEEMFGEQDTKKEINNPGVEPKQSNSENGDRRRRKSRTKSCDIHIEDLNVSESLESERPCLHNLEKQSTGSLDIGEIMEDFCRQIHQKSFGNAEHDQLDEVHHQLNQKNPEFEEKLSEAIKLINEKLINWKHVAEDENFHPSKELRDALQILISDEELFPKLLQGPKSTMVKHVQSLWNAQVEKDEESKSLPGSNSSEQGLHGFRHSDEAIHGKQHKFFRRKTKSLEKNPSKENKASQASNRIVILKPGPTSMLPPKNESIIGSLPKSQFTIGDKVPNERFGSNFSLTEIKRKLKNAMGKERQDTSTDGTSKRFATKQQAVGNSEKGSKENLGRSSPSKDHFFIEKIARPPMFSKMREKTGKLKEYEISMECEAAIYPKHRESNIYIEAKKHLSEMLSTGQADAGFSGEQVPKTLGRILSLPEYSFSPIDSPGKDWEQGFLTEQMRFSANDKFQKHETNVSHLGRIALNSEPQSSVSIGSIDCKQQASSNPNASASNELHDKEDKTLCSVGDEMPSEGEAEVAKETETAIDEESDVLDTLFEPSKSPLDGDGQNGDMSEVCDKKENSECLEHDSEEQTPTSPLTSPSTSSNTKKLDCLEGPSEIPERPSPISVLEPLFTTEEDVSPASSRFEPVELPVQPLRIQFEEHESSAADRIPLKASIDDKESVFEYVKAVVQASGMKWDEFYMRSHSSEQLLDQSIFFEVEFFSNQLCCDKKLLFDSINEVLMEVYGRYFGCFSGLSFVQSNIRPVPDVKSGICEVWEGVSWHLLPLPMPHTLDQLVKKDMAKTGTWMNLPCDIETILVEIGEDIFEDLMEEIVFGDLMEENLFIHVNKSLGGGNQSI